Proteins from a genomic interval of Prevotella sp. E13-27:
- a CDS encoding DUF4876 domain-containing protein, which translates to MKDNEDRAFIMANYIELYNNCADTLDITGIYLGVADNTSTTSAQFSTAWTASNMAEDHSGCIALKQVFQIPTETTRLLSPGASLVICNSALNHTTTASNAADLSQADYEVKSQHKVYKDMHNDEVPELKLIWTNSETNTFLQFMSPGPFGLVLLAADAKLDTEDFYRGQTEGTKFKIVQAYKTIDAVDFVEHTAKTEPDASQKRIPDSYDAGFIATTSPGGNNGEALVRKTAFIASDGRKILFDTNNSSVDFEVTTNLAIRTYSDIVSGISETTLVIPESGFTEVNFDKPFCGPKGVVFVHVNASNTASTTDLTYGEFPADSMLLIKGPWIAVGKPGSYTLSLSESQGVMRTRSSIINWADEDEKSVSQKDRMFYKFQNTKDNIGFQRVPAVEGSYNKATFSDGARLFIIVTNSIADKIAAANGAVNHNDLEFISWHGIKPEAIADGIETVNVKADGKQQVFDLQGRRVNSNPRHGLYIVGGKKVVF; encoded by the coding sequence ATGAAAGACAATGAAGACAGGGCGTTCATTATGGCTAATTACATTGAGCTGTATAACAACTGTGCTGATACGCTCGACATAACAGGCATCTATCTTGGTGTTGCTGATAACACAAGTACTACATCTGCTCAGTTCTCCACTGCCTGGACAGCATCAAATATGGCTGAAGACCACTCTGGCTGCATCGCCTTAAAGCAGGTGTTCCAGATTCCTACAGAGACTACTCGTCTGCTCAGTCCAGGTGCAAGTCTTGTTATCTGTAACAGCGCTCTCAATCACACTACAACTGCTTCTAATGCAGCCGACCTGTCACAAGCCGATTATGAGGTGAAGAGTCAGCACAAAGTATATAAGGACATGCATAATGACGAAGTGCCTGAACTGAAACTCATCTGGACTAACTCAGAGACCAATACTTTCCTACAGTTCATGTCGCCTGGTCCTTTTGGACTGGTGCTTTTGGCAGCCGACGCTAAGTTGGATACAGAGGACTTCTATCGTGGACAGACGGAAGGAACGAAGTTTAAGATTGTTCAGGCCTATAAGACCATCGATGCTGTAGATTTCGTTGAGCACACAGCAAAGACTGAGCCTGATGCCAGTCAGAAGCGCATACCCGATAGCTACGATGCAGGCTTCATAGCTACCACCTCTCCAGGAGGCAACAACGGTGAGGCTCTGGTGCGTAAGACAGCTTTCATAGCAAGCGATGGCAGAAAGATACTGTTCGACACCAACAATTCTTCAGTAGATTTCGAGGTTACAACCAATCTTGCAATCCGCACTTATAGTGATATAGTTTCAGGTATAAGTGAGACAACACTCGTCATTCCTGAGAGCGGTTTTACTGAGGTAAACTTCGACAAACCTTTCTGTGGACCTAAGGGAGTGGTGTTCGTTCATGTTAATGCCAGCAACACAGCTTCTACTACTGATCTGACTTATGGTGAGTTTCCTGCTGATTCCATGCTTCTCATCAAGGGTCCGTGGATTGCTGTAGGCAAGCCTGGCTCATATACTCTAAGTCTGTCAGAGTCTCAGGGCGTCATGCGCACACGCTCTTCTATAATTAACTGGGCTGATGAGGATGAGAAGTCTGTCAGCCAGAAGGACCGTATGTTCTATAAGTTCCAGAACACGAAGGACAATATAGGCTTCCAGCGTGTTCCTGCTGTCGAAGGGTCCTACAACAAGGCTACATTCAGTGACGGTGCCCGTCTGTTTATCATCGTTACCAATTCGATAGCAGACAAGATTGCTGCTGCCAATGGAGCAGTAAATCATAATGACCTCGAGTTTATCTCTTGGCACGGCATTAAGCCAGAAGCAATTGCTGATGGCATAGAGACCGTTAATGTAAAAGCTGATGGCAAACAGCAAGTGTTCGACCTTCAGGGTCGTCGCGTAAACTCTAATCCTCGTCACGGATTGTATATCGTAGGAGGAAAGAAGGTGGTTTTCTAA
- a CDS encoding beta-L-arabinofuranosidase domain-containing protein, whose product MKLKLTVALAAAITCGTTANAQTELYPKHFDLEQVTLLDGPMKTAMNKNIELLMQYDVDRLLTPYVRQAGLAQTTDKNSKYYQWLTNHPNFSNWGKSDFDLSGHVGGHYLTALALAYAACHDTDMRAQLKQRMDYMVEVMKDCQDQYDNDTQGLKGFIGGQPMNDAWRALYKDGNIALQGEGATAVPWYCQHKILAGLRDAYVYGGNETAKTMFLKLCDWCILVTSNLSDQQMESMLNTEHGGVNESLLDAYTLTKQAKYLTAAKRFTHKQMLNGMQSLNTTFLDGKHANTQVPKYIGMERVFEEDSTATSYRSAAQNFWQDVAQNRTVCIGGNSVNEHFLSVSNSNRYIDQLDGPESCNTNNMLKFSEMLSDRTGDAKYADFYEYAMWNHILSTQDPETGGYVYFTTLRPQGYRIYSQVNSGMWCCVGTGMENHSKYGHFIYTHNGNSTLYVNLFTPSRLESDAFALTQNTSFPYEAKTELTIEKAGSYTIALRHPAWAGSGYQVKVNGTAVNSQVTKGTASYVSVNRTWKVGDKVTVELPMELKYVVCPNYTDYVAFTYGPILLGAQTTAMNEADAAATGLNYEKLQNEYAGAGRMDHAPGSMGTSKNLLSAPLLIGERSSVLNRINAVDLSKLTFTIDARREGVETYTWKTLTLKPFYSIQHARYMCYWYQQTAENFAKSDMAKTEAEAEALNARTLDFVAPGEQQSEAGHEFNYSSDSNKGSYNGESYRDAKNGGYVQFTLFNPNKVSEGLAVMLRFTTADKGRKGTLTIDGVKVADIEIPAQVKKSFNGFFNIEYPIPASLLKDASGNVKTQFVVRLSANAGTMNPGMYYLRLVKDYVSSAYIFNPSDWTTGDAARISASNIKSEGNVLKAKATGANNIALMLKYQDTDYTIEKAQTYLVVRGKGLSLSSGMSYLWWLNGSNHGTQVAPAHSQTITVDGNSQQLIAWNISSSGIYENFTGDHPSVCLGQTIFGLTSSNTDGSCEIYDINFAKSIDDYKTTTSVERLLSTKASVNDYYTVGGVKKDANSLQHEIVVSKGKKYLK is encoded by the coding sequence ATGAAACTAAAACTAACTGTTGCTCTCGCTGCCGCAATAACTTGTGGAACAACTGCAAATGCGCAGACTGAGCTTTATCCGAAACACTTCGACTTAGAGCAGGTAACGCTCCTCGATGGTCCCATGAAGACTGCGATGAACAAGAACATCGAATTGCTGATGCAGTATGATGTTGATCGTCTGCTGACACCCTATGTGCGCCAGGCCGGACTTGCACAGACCACAGACAAGAACAGCAAGTACTACCAATGGCTTACGAATCATCCTAACTTCAGCAACTGGGGAAAATCTGACTTTGACCTCAGCGGACATGTTGGCGGACACTATCTCACGGCTCTCGCTTTGGCTTATGCTGCCTGTCACGATACAGACATGCGCGCACAGCTGAAGCAGCGCATGGACTATATGGTAGAGGTGATGAAAGACTGTCAGGACCAGTATGACAACGACACACAGGGACTGAAGGGATTCATTGGCGGACAGCCCATGAACGACGCTTGGCGTGCTCTCTACAAAGATGGAAATATAGCACTTCAGGGCGAAGGCGCTACGGCTGTTCCCTGGTATTGTCAGCACAAGATTCTTGCTGGTCTTCGCGATGCCTACGTCTATGGAGGCAACGAAACAGCTAAGACTATGTTCCTGAAACTCTGCGACTGGTGCATACTCGTCACCTCGAATCTAAGCGACCAGCAGATGGAGTCCATGCTTAACACAGAGCATGGCGGAGTGAATGAGTCGCTGCTTGATGCCTACACGCTTACGAAGCAGGCTAAGTATCTTACAGCTGCGAAGCGCTTCACCCACAAGCAGATGCTCAACGGCATGCAGTCGTTGAACACCACGTTCCTTGACGGAAAGCATGCCAACACACAAGTACCAAAATATATTGGTATGGAGCGCGTGTTCGAGGAAGATTCCACAGCCACGAGCTATCGTAGCGCTGCGCAGAACTTCTGGCAGGACGTGGCTCAGAACCGTACCGTCTGCATAGGCGGAAACTCTGTCAACGAGCACTTCCTCTCAGTATCTAACTCAAATCGCTACATTGACCAGCTCGACGGACCAGAGTCATGTAACACGAACAACATGCTGAAATTCTCTGAGATGCTTTCCGACCGTACTGGAGATGCAAAATATGCTGACTTCTACGAGTATGCCATGTGGAACCACATACTCTCTACGCAAGATCCTGAGACAGGCGGTTACGTCTATTTCACTACTTTGCGTCCACAGGGCTACCGCATCTATTCGCAGGTTAACTCAGGCATGTGGTGCTGCGTGGGTACAGGCATGGAGAACCACTCTAAGTACGGACACTTCATCTACACCCACAATGGCAACAGCACACTCTATGTGAACCTCTTTACACCTTCGCGTCTTGAAAGCGATGCCTTCGCTTTGACTCAGAATACCAGCTTCCCTTACGAGGCGAAGACAGAGCTTACTATTGAGAAGGCTGGCAGCTACACCATCGCTCTGCGCCATCCGGCATGGGCTGGAAGCGGCTATCAAGTGAAGGTTAACGGTACAGCCGTCAACTCACAGGTTACAAAGGGCACGGCAAGCTATGTCAGCGTGAATCGCACATGGAAGGTGGGCGACAAGGTGACTGTTGAACTGCCAATGGAACTGAAATATGTAGTATGTCCAAACTATACTGACTATGTGGCTTTCACCTATGGTCCAATACTTCTTGGTGCCCAGACAACGGCAATGAATGAAGCTGATGCAGCAGCAACAGGTCTCAACTATGAGAAACTGCAGAACGAATATGCTGGCGCAGGACGCATGGATCACGCTCCAGGCAGCATGGGAACATCTAAGAACTTGTTGTCGGCACCGCTGCTCATTGGTGAGCGCTCGAGTGTACTAAACCGCATAAATGCCGTTGACTTGTCAAAGCTTACATTCACCATCGACGCACGTCGCGAAGGCGTGGAGACCTATACTTGGAAGACCCTCACACTAAAGCCATTCTACAGCATACAACACGCCCGCTATATGTGCTACTGGTATCAGCAGACAGCTGAGAACTTCGCAAAGAGCGATATGGCAAAGACTGAGGCAGAGGCAGAGGCGCTTAATGCCCGTACGCTTGACTTCGTGGCTCCTGGCGAGCAGCAGAGTGAGGCAGGTCATGAGTTCAACTACTCTTCTGACTCAAACAAGGGCTCGTATAATGGCGAGAGTTATCGCGACGCAAAAAACGGCGGATATGTGCAGTTCACACTCTTCAATCCTAACAAGGTGTCAGAGGGACTGGCTGTAATGCTTCGCTTTACAACAGCCGACAAAGGACGCAAGGGCACTCTGACCATTGACGGCGTTAAGGTAGCCGATATAGAGATTCCTGCACAGGTGAAGAAGTCGTTCAACGGATTCTTCAACATTGAATATCCTATACCCGCATCACTCTTGAAGGATGCCAGCGGCAACGTGAAGACACAGTTCGTGGTTCGTCTTAGTGCAAATGCAGGCACTATGAATCCTGGAATGTACTATCTGCGACTTGTTAAAGACTATGTGTCGTCGGCTTATATCTTCAATCCATCCGACTGGACTACTGGCGACGCAGCACGCATCTCGGCAAGCAACATCAAGAGTGAAGGCAATGTTCTGAAGGCAAAGGCTACAGGCGCAAACAATATTGCCCTTATGTTGAAATATCAGGATACCGACTACACCATTGAGAAGGCGCAGACTTATCTCGTGGTTCGCGGAAAGGGACTCAGCCTGTCAAGCGGAATGTCTTATCTCTGGTGGCTCAACGGTTCCAATCACGGCACACAGGTTGCTCCTGCTCACAGTCAGACGATAACCGTCGATGGCAACAGTCAGCAGCTCATAGCATGGAACATATCTTCCAGCGGCATCTATGAGAACTTCACAGGCGATCATCCAAGTGTATGTTTAGGTCAGACCATTTTCGGTCTGACCTCTTCTAATACTGACGGTTCTTGCGAGATCTATGACATCAACTTCGCAAAAAGCATAGATGATTACAAGACAACGACAAGCGTTGAGCGCCTGCTCTCGACTAAGGCTTCTGTCAACGATTATTATACTGTAGGCGGCGTGAAGAAAGATGCTAATAGTCTTCAGCATGAAATTGTCGTGAGCAAAGGAAAGAAATATCTGAAATAA
- a CDS encoding lysylphosphatidylglycerol synthase transmembrane domain-containing protein, whose translation MWNRNRLNNLFFLLGLATVVVMLFTFDVSFSELWQHLCHAGYWLVPIVGVWAVIYAINAWSWQLIVKSKCDEGEHVSFPSIYRLTIIGYALNYATPVGGLGGEPYRIMELSRTISKEHATSSVILYAMMHIYAHFWFWFVSIFLYLFLAAVGDLALTPVLMVLFFLAIVLCVTAFALFIRGYRHGVVKMLMSWVARIPGLRGWGRRFMSNHEQTINEVDEQIAALRNQDKPTFYRSFALEFFSRIVQSLEIFFMLLLFDIDCGGGFTGLMLTFLHSVLILSFTSLLANLIGFLPMQLGVQEGGFVLSIAALGLSAALGIFVSIICRVRELLWIALGLVLMKWK comes from the coding sequence ATGTGGAATAGGAATCGCCTGAACAACTTGTTCTTCCTGCTCGGACTGGCCACCGTTGTGGTGATGCTATTTACGTTCGACGTCAGCTTTTCCGAGCTTTGGCAGCATCTATGCCACGCTGGTTATTGGCTTGTCCCCATAGTAGGGGTTTGGGCTGTCATCTACGCCATCAATGCTTGGTCGTGGCAGCTCATCGTCAAGAGCAAGTGTGATGAAGGCGAACATGTTTCCTTTCCCAGCATCTATCGTCTTACTATCATTGGCTACGCCCTCAATTACGCCACACCTGTTGGCGGACTTGGGGGCGAGCCTTATCGTATAATGGAACTCTCGCGAACCATTTCAAAGGAGCATGCCACATCATCGGTCATCCTATATGCCATGATGCACATCTATGCCCATTTCTGGTTTTGGTTCGTGTCTATATTTCTCTATCTTTTCCTTGCTGCTGTTGGCGACCTTGCTCTGACGCCTGTCCTCATGGTGCTTTTCTTCCTCGCCATAGTGCTCTGCGTCACGGCTTTTGCATTGTTCATTCGTGGCTATCGTCACGGCGTCGTAAAGATGCTCATGTCGTGGGTGGCTCGCATACCTGGACTGCGAGGGTGGGGGCGTCGCTTCATGTCTAATCACGAGCAGACCATCAATGAGGTTGATGAGCAGATAGCTGCTCTCAGAAATCAGGACAAACCTACTTTCTATCGCAGCTTTGCCCTCGAATTTTTCTCACGTATCGTTCAGAGTCTTGAGATATTCTTCATGTTGCTCCTATTCGACATCGACTGTGGAGGAGGCTTCACAGGTCTTATGCTCACCTTTCTCCACTCAGTACTGATACTCTCATTTACGTCGCTATTGGCCAACCTTATTGGTTTCCTTCCCATGCAGTTGGGCGTTCAGGAGGGTGGCTTCGTGCTCTCTATTGCTGCCCTTGGACTGTCTGCTGCACTTGGCATCTTTGTCAGCATAATCTGTCGCGTTCGCGAACTGCTGTGGATTGCTTTAGGGCTTGTGCTTATGAAATGGAAATAG